In Rhinoderma darwinii isolate aRhiDar2 chromosome 9, aRhiDar2.hap1, whole genome shotgun sequence, the following are encoded in one genomic region:
- the FIBP gene encoding acidic fibroblast growth factor intracellular-binding protein, which translates to MANELDVFVGNTTLIDEEVYQLWLDGYSVSDAVNIRLKSGILDQTGAGPDVLESDTMDHYRTFQMIERLLHYPPKLVQQLLFQIPPYKQSMLIERYYAFDEAFVREVLGKKLSKGTKKDLDDISAKTGVTLKSCRRQFDNFKRVFKVVEEMRGALVENIQQNFLLSDRLARDYAAIVFFANSRFETGKRKLQYLTFEDFATCAEHLIQNWTLGAVDVSEDMDMDLDKEFLQDLKELKTLITDKDLLDQHKSLVCTSLRGKIVVFHEMEVNFKTLSRALVNIGTSLTHNKDVRDFFIDLVEKFIEPCKAANWSYSDVQLFLTQYTASARALDAFKQLSLWERYMGTLRSCLLKMYHN; encoded by the exons TAAGTGATGCTGTCAATATTCGATTGAAGAGTGGGATTTTAGATCAGACCGGAGCCGGCCCTGATGTACTGGAGAGTGACACTATGGACCATTACAGAACGTTTCAGATGATTGAAAGACTTCTTCATTACCCACCAAAACTGGTGCAGCAATTGCTTTTTCAGATTCCACCTTACAAGCAGAGCATGCTGATTGAGAG GTACTATGCTTTTGATGAGGCGTTTGTCCGGGAGGTTCTTGGAAAGAAGCTCTCTAAAGGGACTAAAAAAGATCTGGATGACATAAGTGCCAAGACTGGTGTGACCCTGAAAAGCTGCAGGAGACAG tttGATAATTTTAAGCGAGTGTTTAAGGTGGTAGAAGAAATGAGAGGCGCTCTAGTTGAAAACATTCAGCAGAATTTCCTTTTGTCTGACAGACTCGCCAG GGATTACGCTGCAATAGTTTTCTTTGCGAACAGTCGTTTTGAAACAGGCAAGAGGAAGCTCCAGTACCTGACGTTTGAGGATTTTGCAACTTGTGCCGAACATCTTATCCAGAACTGGACACTAGGAGCAGTAG atgTATCAGAAGACATGGACATGGATTTGGATAAAGAATTTCTACAGGATCTGAAGGAATTGAAAACTCTAATAACAGATAAAGACCTTTTGGACCAACATAAGAG TCTGGTCTGTACATCACTTCGGGGAAAGATCGTAGTGTTCCATGAAATGGAGGTAAATTTTAAG ACACTCTCTAGGGCCTTGGTCAACATTGGAACAAGTCTTACCCATAACAAAGATGTGCGAGATTTCTTCATTGATCTTGTGGAAAAG TTTATAGAACCTTGTAAAGCTGCTAACTGGTCTTATTCGGATGTTCAACTGTTTCTCACTCAGTACACAGCATCTGCTCGTGCTCTTGATGCCTTCAA GCAGCTGTCCCTTTGGGAGAGATACATGGGCACCCTACGAAGCTGTCTACTGAAAATGTATCACAACTGA